In one window of Photorhabdus laumondii subsp. laumondii DNA:
- a CDS encoding DUF6088 family protein: MIIKERIQARLKRSKRYVFIRDDFKDIAGYDQVGRILRGLVKEGQLLKVGYGVYTKARKNSVTGKIMPASPGGSDAVILEALERLKVKYHLDGASAAYTDGKSTQIPAYTQIKTTFRFKRVLSVGNSRLNG, translated from the coding sequence ATGATTATTAAAGAGCGTATTCAGGCGCGTTTGAAGCGATCAAAACGTTATGTGTTCATTCGTGACGACTTTAAAGATATTGCTGGTTACGATCAGGTAGGAAGGATACTGCGCGGTTTGGTCAAAGAAGGTCAATTGCTGAAAGTGGGATACGGTGTTTACACCAAGGCTCGGAAAAATAGCGTTACTGGGAAAATAATGCCTGCTTCTCCGGGAGGCTCTGATGCGGTTATTCTTGAAGCGTTAGAGCGTTTAAAGGTGAAATACCATTTGGATGGAGCTTCTGCTGCCTATACTGACGGTAAATCAACACAGATTCCCGCTTATACCCAAATTAAAACCACATTCCGTTTTAAACGGGTGTTATCGGTGGGGAATAGCCGGTTAAATGGATGA
- a CDS encoding DcrB-related protein, with protein MDNHLRCRFSEGSITLPEGYQEQTVNIITAPNAPALNISRDSLDEGESLTDYLVRQKELLKKGLRDWQLLDEQPAVLGDNLLSGTALFSRYRPKKEQQVYQYQAVFLLDDRKALIFTLSAHQALSESERQWLDGCLKSFQLPH; from the coding sequence ATGGATAATCATCTCCGTTGTCGGTTTAGTGAAGGCAGCATTACCCTACCAGAAGGTTATCAAGAGCAAACCGTCAACATCATTACAGCCCCTAATGCCCCTGCATTGAACATTTCCCGTGATAGTTTGGATGAAGGTGAAAGCCTGACCGACTACTTGGTTCGTCAAAAAGAGTTACTAAAAAAAGGATTGCGAGATTGGCAATTACTTGACGAACAGCCTGCGGTTCTTGGTGACAACCTGTTATCCGGCACCGCGCTGTTTTCCCGTTATCGTCCCAAAAAAGAGCAACAAGTTTATCAATATCAGGCGGTGTTTCTATTAGATGACCGTAAGGCGCTGATTTTCACTCTGTCGGCACATCAGGCCCTATCTGAGTCAGAGCGCCAATGGCTGGATGGTTGTCTGAAGAGTTTTCAATTACCACACTGA
- a CDS encoding response regulator transcription factor — protein sequence MSTVLPNSRENALIYSCLNTIAHLVPISAAAFYLVNNELRPENYILYGISDETHQNYLAHFQHLDPLKPANYQQGDINMVGMDQKILTKHNKYYHEFMQPNNIQDIAEIFIRQHNQIIAGVSLLRDTLFTPKDFNRLSAILPLIELAVRDLLPETPTILTAKEQEIINLIREGSSNKRIAQILNISLSTVKTHLRNIFAKTKVTNRTELVSSGFITRYL from the coding sequence TTGTCTACTGTACTACCGAATAGCCGTGAAAATGCTTTAATCTACAGTTGCTTAAATACCATTGCACATCTGGTTCCTATCTCAGCCGCAGCATTCTATCTGGTGAATAATGAATTACGCCCTGAAAATTACATTCTGTACGGCATCTCAGACGAAACCCACCAGAATTATCTGGCTCATTTTCAGCATTTAGATCCATTAAAACCAGCTAATTATCAACAAGGTGATATTAATATGGTTGGCATGGATCAGAAAATACTGACGAAACATAATAAATATTACCATGAATTTATGCAGCCAAATAATATACAGGACATCGCCGAAATATTTATCCGTCAACACAACCAAATTATTGCCGGCGTCTCTTTATTACGAGATACCCTATTTACACCAAAAGACTTTAACCGCCTCAGTGCTATTCTGCCATTAATTGAATTAGCTGTCAGAGATTTGCTTCCTGAAACACCAACTATTCTGACAGCTAAAGAGCAAGAAATTATTAATTTAATAAGAGAAGGATCAAGTAACAAACGTATTGCACAGATACTTAATATTTCCCTGTCTACCGTCAAAACCCACCTGCGCAATATTTTTGCCAAAACAAAAGTGACTAACCGTACTGAACTCGTTTCCAGTGGGTTTATTACTCGGTATTTGTGA
- a CDS encoding Fic family protein produces MWIWEQPNWPKFHWNADTIAPLLRDVHFNQGLLLGKSDYEDTKQATLDSLLSSILYSSEIEGERLNAASIRSSLANRLGITEEKPYPIIEKSDGITEVALDVIENSHSDLTLERILRWHQLIFPEGYTMFNPIQGGKLRKGMIEVISGRLDKPTVHLEAPPPERMVDEMPQFIEWFNQSRTDASLDPIIRAAIVHLWFVTIHPLEDGNGRITRFLTDLALAQAENRSIRFYAMSVSICHHRKAYYELLENTQRGGLDITDWLVWFLKILNETLINKLQEINQVVQKAKFWQRIDQTQLTAEQTKVLNRMLDGHFEQGISSSQYQKVAKVSRATATRHLAHLVELNCLESTGAGGRSTRYVINHKG; encoded by the coding sequence ATGTGGATATGGGAACAACCGAACTGGCCGAAATTCCATTGGAATGCCGATACTATTGCACCATTACTGCGAGATGTGCACTTCAACCAAGGATTGTTATTAGGCAAATCTGATTATGAAGACACCAAGCAGGCAACGCTTGATAGCCTTCTATCTAGCATACTCTATTCAAGTGAAATTGAAGGCGAAAGATTGAATGCGGCTTCGATACGTTCATCATTGGCAAACAGACTAGGCATTACGGAAGAAAAACCTTATCCAATCATAGAGAAGAGTGACGGCATTACAGAGGTTGCCCTTGATGTGATAGAAAATAGCCACTCCGATTTAACCCTTGAGCGTATCCTCAGATGGCATCAGTTGATATTCCCTGAAGGTTATACCATGTTCAATCCGATACAAGGAGGTAAATTACGCAAAGGGATGATAGAAGTGATATCCGGTCGTTTAGATAAGCCAACCGTTCACCTTGAAGCGCCACCGCCAGAAAGAATGGTCGACGAAATGCCCCAATTTATAGAGTGGTTCAACCAATCCCGAACAGATGCCAGTCTCGATCCCATCATCAGAGCAGCAATTGTTCATTTATGGTTTGTAACAATTCACCCTTTAGAAGACGGAAACGGGCGCATTACTCGATTTCTAACAGACCTTGCACTTGCTCAAGCCGAAAACCGCTCAATCCGTTTCTATGCAATGTCGGTAAGTATTTGTCATCATCGTAAGGCGTATTACGAACTCCTTGAAAATACTCAACGTGGCGGCTTGGATATTACTGATTGGTTGGTTTGGTTTCTGAAAATATTGAATGAGACCTTAATAAACAAACTGCAAGAAATTAATCAGGTTGTGCAAAAAGCTAAGTTTTGGCAGCGAATAGACCAGACTCAACTTACCGCAGAGCAAACTAAGGTGCTAAACCGTATGCTGGACGGCCATTTTGAGCAAGGCATTAGCAGCAGCCAATATCAAAAGGTGGCGAAGGTAAGTCGCGCCACTGCAACCAGACACTTGGCACATTTGGTTGAGCTAAATTGTTTAGAAAGCACCGGGGCCGGTGGTCGTAGCACTCGTTACGTTATTAATCACAAAGGTTGA
- a CDS encoding APC family permease codes for MNMSTRLTSHIEKGVVGFPTALASSIGVIMASPVILTVTSGFGIGGDTFVLAMLISFIMMQAQVTTFAEAAAILPTSGSVYDYISCGMGRFWAITGALSAYLIVHIFAGTAETILSGIMALVNFDSLNTMVESHNASWMVGVGLVITFGLLNALGIEAFGKVEIVLTFCMWSTLVIFSICGLLMPFAVPLESWFGEGLNVSDPLAVLSLVGMAMFMFVGCELVTPMAPEIKNSAKVLPRAMMTGLCGVAFCMGLYGASISHQVENVLVDVENNVRLLETPMAIPAFASQVMGDFGKYWIGIGLLLAGAATINTLMAAVPRILYGMALDGALPRIFAYLHPRFKTPIFGILVAVMIPCLHAFIIQGDLSRIMPLVLAAVCAWCVAYLLVTCSVILLRIRRPDLHRAYKSPFFPLPQIVSSVGIILAIIHITPPGMNPGDVYIPFAIMLGLTASYALFWTLCVQRVNPFKPVPVEQVLSHTFTKGELPEVQLEPLRSLN; via the coding sequence ATGAATATGTCAACACGACTGACTTCGCATATTGAAAAGGGAGTGGTGGGATTTCCTACCGCACTGGCAAGTTCCATCGGGGTGATCATGGCGAGCCCGGTTATTTTGACCGTGACCAGTGGCTTTGGGATTGGCGGTGACACTTTCGTACTGGCAATGTTGATCAGTTTTATCATGATGCAGGCCCAAGTGACGACGTTTGCGGAGGCAGCCGCTATTTTGCCTACTTCCGGCTCTGTTTATGACTATATTTCTTGTGGCATGGGGCGGTTCTGGGCAATTACTGGCGCACTTTCGGCGTATTTGATTGTTCATATTTTTGCGGGTACGGCAGAAACGATCCTCTCTGGTATTATGGCATTAGTGAATTTTGACAGCCTTAATACGATGGTGGAAAGTCATAACGCTTCATGGATGGTCGGTGTTGGGCTCGTTATTACGTTCGGATTACTGAATGCGTTGGGTATTGAAGCGTTCGGTAAAGTCGAAATTGTGCTGACATTCTGCATGTGGAGTACTTTGGTTATTTTCAGTATTTGCGGATTATTAATGCCATTTGCTGTGCCGCTGGAGAGTTGGTTTGGTGAGGGGCTTAATGTAAGCGATCCCTTGGCAGTGCTGAGTCTGGTAGGTATGGCGATGTTTATGTTTGTCGGTTGTGAACTAGTGACGCCAATGGCACCGGAAATTAAAAATTCTGCCAAAGTTTTGCCGCGAGCAATGATGACGGGCCTGTGTGGGGTGGCTTTCTGTATGGGTCTATATGGGGCGTCAATCAGTCATCAGGTAGAAAATGTGTTGGTGGATGTAGAAAATAATGTTCGCTTGCTAGAAACGCCAATGGCCATTCCTGCTTTTGCTAGCCAGGTGATGGGGGATTTTGGTAAATATTGGATTGGTATCGGGTTATTATTGGCGGGAGCGGCAACGATTAATACCCTGATGGCGGCGGTCCCACGTATTCTCTATGGTATGGCATTGGATGGTGCGTTACCGCGTATTTTTGCTTATCTACATCCACGTTTTAAAACGCCAATATTTGGGATTTTGGTTGCGGTAATGATCCCCTGCTTACATGCCTTTATTATTCAAGGTGATTTGAGTCGGATTATGCCTTTGGTGCTGGCAGCGGTATGTGCCTGGTGTGTCGCTTATTTGCTGGTGACATGTTCTGTGATATTACTGCGTATTCGCAGACCTGATTTACATCGTGCTTATAAATCCCCTTTTTTCCCATTACCTCAAATTGTCTCTAGTGTAGGAATTATTTTGGCGATTATTCACATTACACCTCCGGGAATGAATCCCGGTGATGTGTACATTCCATTCGCCATCATGTTGGGTCTGACCGCTAGCTATGCCCTGTTTTGGACGCTCTGTGTACAACGGGTGAATCCGTTTAAACCCGTACCCGTTGAGCAGGTACTTTCACATACTTTCACTAAGGGTGAATTGCCGGAGGTACAGCTTGAGCCACTTCGTTCTCTTAATTGA
- a CDS encoding RHS repeat-associated core domain-containing protein: MPEAARLGDTIGHSGALAGLIGGTILGAAISAIGGIVGGALFAAGIASSCLGVGILLIGLSVAVGMLASHLGEMARDNCTKSGAASRSPCGTITRGSSNVFINGKPAAIATYSQVGCDKDGTRQMAEGSSSVFVNGYPLARVGDKTTCDAVVMTGSPNVFIGGGTKPTEAVTPEVPHWAYQVSDLTILAAGLISFGGAAANGPSAVKKLFSKIPGAGKIGRILCRLSPLAIGASVVGILMNPVEVVAGQKFLNDDDELDFIIEGELPLYWQRSYLSSYDYDSVLGRSWSLSWESTLTSIEEGILWRSPLGEIIPFPDVPIGYRCFCPEAQSWLMHTPEDTWEIRDASEHIYHYPEFGADSTSRLSRISDNVGNEQVFHYNELQQMVNITGSGKLNLHCDYLLIELGGKSVSRLTTVWQVLYNGSRVLLCRYHYNEHAQLVGVSHRDDHLKRQFGWHEGGLLAWHQDARGLRCDYQWEQTEEALWRVISQQTSEGAGYRLHYDEEHRVRTAQWYDGTTTVWTLNEEHQIIHCMDRAGVEHHLLWDEFGLPTGYRDADGNTRRCEWDTLGRRLSFTDGNGHQTGWQYQNDTDRVTFILWPDGCQSVFEYDDRGRLVSETTPLKQTTRYCYGHNQTLRPYLRIDARGGESRFMWNDQGQLIRRTDCSGQASEWGYDMQYRVSRFTNALLETTSYHYHDDGQLTQVTYPDDSTERMTWDSAGQLLSYQRNENEARYWEYNVLGQVVCTTDRLQRQIRYHYTPEGYLVKIDNANGDSYILTRDAEGWLTEEIRPDETLIYYEYNAAGLLSTERRMGDRVFKYPERRVHHRYDGAGNLIQRETYTDNYQYQWDSLGRLRQAERQPNEVGKKLDILPNTVCFEYDALGRVTREQNGENILQFGYDELDNLTELTLPQGETLHWLYYGSGHLSAVRYNQQLITEFERDALHRETCRTQGALFQYRRYDPLSRCISQYSVPQANVQTDIKPEIWQGKPWRAWHYDIQDELFLREDHYLGRVNYSYDLEGRLKSVDSTDSYQEMFWYDGADNLLEHPQSQRERQPVGSLTPPGDRLSQWNNWQYEHDEHGNVISRKNMQGQRYRYDGDNRLTTVEELSMKVVYHYDALGRRISKVVKTGIGGQARYEQTDFVWHGLRLLQDHELKTGKRQTYCYESHDSYTPLACIESRGTVREYFWYHTDINGAPLEVTNEAGKIVWSGKYDALGKISGLALAYFVDTDRSFHDFKQNLRYAGQYFDKETGLHFNTYRYYAPEIGRFITPDPIGLAGGLNLYTYAPNPMSWIDPWGLYKGEGQRGLGKYHVFHEHTLNSSEYQLSDGQHFKRGNQSVYERMQRDPAFRREMQTKYPGVVEHVQPNSKGNFRGTSPKNMTWHHENQPGKLSLVDRYDHKSYHKIYHPDGSGGRDKWGGGNKCRK, encoded by the coding sequence ATGCCAGAAGCGGCACGGTTGGGTGATACAATAGGCCATTCTGGCGCTTTAGCTGGATTGATTGGTGGGACGATTTTAGGAGCAGCTATCTCTGCAATTGGCGGTATTGTAGGTGGAGCGCTGTTTGCTGCGGGTATTGCGTCCTCCTGCTTGGGGGTAGGTATTCTACTTATTGGCCTGTCTGTTGCGGTTGGGATGTTGGCAAGCCATCTGGGGGAAATGGCCCGAGATAACTGTACCAAATCGGGGGCAGCGTCGCGAAGTCCCTGTGGAACAATTACCCGTGGTTCCTCTAATGTATTTATCAATGGCAAACCGGCGGCTATCGCAACCTATAGTCAGGTTGGGTGTGACAAGGATGGCACGCGCCAGATGGCTGAAGGCTCCAGTTCTGTTTTTGTTAATGGTTACCCATTAGCACGGGTCGGGGATAAGACTACGTGTGATGCGGTAGTCATGACCGGTTCTCCGAATGTTTTTATCGGCGGCGGCACGAAGCCTACCGAAGCGGTGACGCCAGAAGTGCCGCATTGGGCGTATCAGGTGTCTGACCTCACGATATTGGCGGCTGGGCTTATTAGTTTTGGCGGGGCAGCGGCTAACGGCCCCAGTGCTGTAAAGAAATTGTTTAGTAAAATCCCTGGCGCGGGGAAAATTGGCAGGATACTGTGCCGCCTGAGTCCGTTGGCTATTGGTGCGTCAGTAGTGGGTATCCTGATGAATCCAGTAGAAGTGGTAGCCGGACAGAAATTTCTTAATGACGACGACGAACTGGACTTTATCATTGAAGGAGAATTGCCGCTGTATTGGCAGCGTTCGTACCTGAGTAGTTATGACTATGACAGTGTGTTAGGGCGTAGCTGGAGCCTGTCTTGGGAAAGCACGCTTACGTCTATTGAAGAGGGAATATTATGGCGTTCACCACTGGGTGAAATTATCCCTTTTCCTGATGTGCCCATCGGCTATCGCTGTTTCTGCCCGGAAGCACAAAGCTGGCTGATGCATACCCCAGAAGACACTTGGGAAATTCGTGATGCCAGTGAACATATTTATCATTATCCTGAATTTGGAGCTGATAGTACCAGCCGGCTGAGCCGTATTAGTGATAACGTCGGTAATGAACAGGTATTCCATTACAACGAATTGCAGCAGATGGTGAATATTACTGGCAGTGGTAAATTAAACCTGCATTGTGACTATCTTCTCATTGAACTTGGCGGCAAATCCGTTTCCCGCCTGACCACCGTCTGGCAGGTATTGTATAACGGCAGCCGTGTACTGCTCTGTCGCTATCACTACAATGAACATGCTCAACTGGTGGGTGTCAGCCATCGGGATGACCATCTTAAGCGCCAGTTTGGCTGGCATGAAGGGGGATTACTGGCATGGCATCAGGATGCACGTGGGTTACGCTGTGACTACCAATGGGAGCAAACGGAAGAAGCGCTGTGGCGGGTGATTTCACAGCAGACCAGCGAGGGAGCGGGTTACCGTCTGCATTATGATGAGGAACACCGTGTTCGTACTGCGCAATGGTATGACGGTACAACGACGGTCTGGACACTCAACGAAGAGCATCAGATTATTCACTGTATGGACCGTGCGGGCGTGGAGCACCATCTGTTATGGGATGAATTTGGCTTACCGACAGGCTATCGAGATGCCGATGGTAACACGCGACGGTGTGAGTGGGATACTCTGGGACGACGGTTGAGTTTTACTGACGGCAATGGTCATCAGACGGGCTGGCAGTATCAAAATGACACTGATCGGGTGACGTTTATTTTGTGGCCGGATGGCTGCCAGAGTGTTTTTGAGTATGATGACCGTGGTCGATTAGTGAGTGAAACCACGCCACTGAAACAGACTACCCGTTACTGTTATGGTCACAATCAGACCTTGCGTCCTTACCTGCGTATCGATGCCCGGGGCGGAGAGAGCCGTTTTATGTGGAACGATCAGGGGCAGCTTATTCGGCGAACCGACTGTTCGGGCCAGGCCAGTGAGTGGGGTTATGATATGCAATACCGTGTCAGTCGCTTTACCAATGCCTTGCTGGAAACGACCAGCTATCATTATCACGATGATGGACAACTAACACAGGTTACCTATCCTGATGATTCTACTGAACGAATGACTTGGGATAGCGCCGGTCAACTGTTGAGTTACCAGCGTAACGAAAACGAAGCCCGTTACTGGGAATATAATGTATTGGGGCAGGTGGTTTGTACTACCGACCGTTTACAGCGGCAAATCCGTTATCATTACACTCCCGAAGGATATTTGGTCAAAATTGACAATGCCAATGGTGACAGTTACATCCTGACCCGTGATGCTGAAGGTTGGTTAACGGAAGAAATTCGGCCGGATGAAACCCTGATTTATTATGAATACAACGCCGCTGGATTACTCAGTACCGAAAGACGCATGGGTGATAGAGTGTTTAAGTACCCGGAGCGTCGGGTACACCACCGTTATGATGGCGCTGGAAATCTTATTCAGCGGGAAACGTATACTGATAACTATCAATATCAATGGGACAGCTTGGGGCGGCTGCGACAGGCAGAGCGCCAGCCCAATGAAGTTGGAAAAAAACTGGATATTCTGCCGAATACGGTGTGTTTTGAATACGATGCTTTGGGGCGGGTAACCCGGGAACAAAATGGTGAAAATATCCTCCAGTTTGGTTATGACGAATTAGATAACCTGACGGAACTGACCTTACCGCAGGGAGAGACGTTGCACTGGCTCTATTATGGTTCCGGTCATCTCAGCGCTGTTCGTTACAACCAGCAACTGATAACGGAATTTGAACGTGATGCCTTGCACCGGGAAACCTGTCGCACACAGGGGGCCTTATTCCAGTATCGCCGCTATGATCCGTTGAGTCGTTGTATCAGCCAGTACAGTGTGCCGCAGGCTAACGTTCAGACGGATATAAAACCGGAAATCTGGCAGGGTAAACCCTGGCGGGCGTGGCATTATGACATTCAGGATGAGCTGTTCCTAAGGGAAGATCATTACTTGGGGAGGGTGAATTACTCCTATGATTTAGAAGGCCGTTTGAAAAGCGTAGATAGCACGGATAGTTATCAGGAAATGTTCTGGTATGACGGGGCGGATAATCTGCTTGAACACCCGCAATCACAGAGAGAGAGGCAGCCGGTAGGGAGCCTTACTCCCCCGGGAGACAGATTAAGTCAATGGAACAACTGGCAGTACGAGCATGATGAACATGGCAACGTGATTAGCCGTAAAAATATGCAGGGGCAGCGTTACCGGTACGATGGCGACAACCGACTGACGACAGTGGAAGAGCTGAGTATGAAGGTTGTCTATCACTATGATGCGCTTGGACGCCGTATCAGTAAGGTGGTGAAAACCGGGATTGGTGGACAGGCACGTTATGAACAAACGGATTTTGTCTGGCATGGTTTGAGGTTGTTGCAGGATCATGAGTTAAAAACCGGTAAGAGGCAAACCTACTGTTATGAATCTCATGACAGCTACACCCCGCTGGCGTGTATTGAATCAAGAGGGACCGTGCGTGAGTATTTTTGGTATCACACCGATATTAATGGCGCGCCACTGGAAGTCACGAATGAGGCGGGAAAAATCGTGTGGTCGGGGAAATACGATGCCTTGGGTAAAATTAGTGGTCTGGCGCTGGCCTATTTTGTCGATACTGATCGTTCATTCCATGATTTCAAGCAAAACCTGCGTTATGCAGGGCAATATTTTGACAAAGAGACGGGGCTGCATTTTAATACGTATCGGTATTACGCCCCAGAGATTGGCCGGTTTATCACACCTGACCCCATTGGATTAGCAGGTGGATTAAACTTATATACTTACGCGCCTAACCCAATGAGTTGGATCGATCCGTGGGGGTTATACAAGGGTGAGGGACAACGGGGTTTAGGGAAGTACCATGTCTTCCATGAACACACCCTGAATTCATCGGAATATCAATTATCTGATGGTCAGCACTTTAAACGGGGCAACCAATCTGTGTACGAAAGAATGCAGCGCGATCCGGCATTCAGACGTGAAATGCAGACTAAATATCCGGGAGTGGTGGAACATGTTCAGCCAAATTCTAAAGGGAACTTTAGAGGGACTTCACCAAAGAATATGACTTGGCATCATGAGAATCAGCCAGGGAAATTAAGTCTGGTTGACCGATATGACCATAAGTCCTATCACAAGATTTATCATCCTGATGGGTCAGGTGGTAGAGATAAATGGGGAGGTGGGAATAAATGCCGCAAGTAA
- a CDS encoding DUF3156 family protein yields MSHFVLLIEGIWRRLNKPRYPTGYQAGITLNRLEQNLSPYCCERLSAESLQVTLPDGLQIDVCEKPKTLFLAYIVSCCFRLQGMTSLKEKIVIKAKIKGIFRRKTVTYYCYHGAEYGQQIIDLLNQYPLIGETLAELDFRDLVLNIHQGQWQLEVEHFAASEIVSRLPASRRYLRLTSEQRYLLLSSLLMFSQLMEKI; encoded by the coding sequence TTGAGCCACTTCGTTCTCTTAATTGAGGGTATTTGGCGGCGGTTAAATAAACCCCGCTATCCTACTGGCTATCAGGCAGGTATAACGCTAAACCGGTTGGAACAGAATTTATCGCCTTACTGTTGTGAGCGTTTATCAGCGGAAAGTTTGCAAGTGACGTTACCTGATGGATTGCAGATTGACGTTTGTGAAAAGCCGAAGACGCTGTTTCTGGCCTATATTGTCAGTTGTTGTTTTCGTTTGCAGGGAATGACTTCACTCAAGGAAAAAATCGTTATTAAAGCCAAGATAAAGGGGATATTTCGGCGAAAAACCGTGACTTATTACTGTTATCATGGTGCAGAATATGGGCAACAGATTATTGATTTACTCAATCAATATCCATTAATTGGAGAAACATTAGCAGAGCTGGATTTCCGGGATCTGGTATTGAATATTCATCAAGGGCAATGGCAACTTGAGGTGGAACATTTTGCTGCTTCTGAGATTGTCAGCCGATTGCCGGCCAGTCGTCGTTATTTGCGTTTGACTTCTGAGCAGCGTTATTTGTTGCTCAGTTCGTTGCTGATGTTTAGTCAACTCATGGAAAAGATCTAA
- a CDS encoding IS982-like element ISPlu11 family transposase, producing MNKLVEIFCDVDDFCRFFIPQWELFCFEKGYRQRHRQGHMHPSEIMTILILFHMAHYRDFKHFYLEHIWKYHHKDFPTLLSYTRFVSVAPSVLVPLCSYLTQLKGKPTKIAFIDSTSLCVCHNIRIPRHKVFKGIAQRGKTSMGWFYGFKLHLVVNHQGEILALKVTPGNVNDREPVRELSKSLTGYLYGDKGYLSQELADDLAKIGVTFITKKRRNMKAQALSEWNNLMLKKRFIIETINGQLKTISQIEHSRHRSIKGFLLCVLGGLIAYSLKLKKPSLKIFYSEKDILMTA from the coding sequence ATGAACAAGTTAGTTGAAATTTTCTGCGATGTCGATGATTTTTGCCGCTTCTTCATTCCTCAATGGGAATTATTTTGTTTCGAAAAAGGGTACCGCCAGCGTCATCGGCAAGGCCATATGCACCCCAGTGAAATCATGACTATTTTGATCCTTTTTCATATGGCGCATTACCGTGATTTTAAACATTTTTATCTGGAACATATTTGGAAATATCACCACAAAGATTTCCCCACCCTGCTCAGTTATACCCGTTTTGTCAGTGTTGCCCCTTCCGTTTTGGTCCCACTATGTAGTTATCTGACTCAATTAAAAGGAAAACCGACCAAGATTGCTTTTATTGATTCCACGAGTTTGTGCGTCTGTCATAACATCCGTATCCCGCGTCATAAGGTTTTTAAGGGAATAGCCCAGCGCGGAAAAACATCAATGGGCTGGTTTTACGGCTTCAAATTACACTTGGTTGTTAACCATCAGGGCGAAATTCTCGCGCTAAAAGTGACTCCCGGTAATGTGAATGATCGAGAGCCTGTACGCGAATTATCAAAATCGTTAACGGGTTATCTTTACGGTGATAAAGGTTATCTCAGTCAGGAACTGGCCGATGATTTAGCCAAAATCGGTGTGACTTTCATCACGAAGAAACGCCGTAATATGAAAGCACAAGCGCTGTCTGAGTGGAATAACTTAATGTTAAAAAAGAGATTTATCATCGAAACGATTAACGGGCAATTAAAGACCATTTCTCAAATTGAGCACTCGCGCCACCGAAGTATAAAAGGCTTTCTGTTGTGTGTTTTAGGTGGATTGATTGCTTACAGCCTTAAATTGAAAAAGCCATCACTGAAAATTTTCTACTCAGAGAAAGATATTTTAATGACGGCTTAA
- a CDS encoding type II toxin-antitoxin system RelE/ParE family toxin, translating to MKLSISPLAEHDLEEIGDWIAQDNPVRALSFTKELYQQCLLLAEAPAIYRERPELGKGVRSSAYGRYVVFFQIIDDTEVRIYPMDFKMPLEIHRV from the coding sequence ATGAAACTGAGTATTTCGCCTCTGGCAGAACACGACCTTGAAGAAATCGGCGATTGGATTGCACAAGATAATCCTGTAAGAGCGCTCAGCTTTACCAAAGAGTTATACCAGCAATGCTTGTTATTAGCGGAAGCACCCGCAATTTATAGGGAAAGACCTGAGCTCGGGAAAGGGGTCAGAAGCAGCGCTTATGGTCGCTATGTCGTTTTCTTTCAGATTATTGATGATACAGAAGTCCGTATATACCCTATGGATTTCAAGATGCCTCTTGAAATCCATAGGGTATAA
- a CDS encoding type II toxin-antitoxin system ParD family antitoxin → MPTSVALSPYFEAFIRNQIDSGRYNNTSEVIRAGLRALEEREQQVKVESLKSAIMAGIQSGESRDAGDVFDRLTQKYKNMAEGSQGK, encoded by the coding sequence ATGCCGACAAGTGTAGCACTAAGCCCTTATTTTGAAGCATTTATCCGCAATCAGATTGATAGCGGCCGTTATAACAATACAAGCGAAGTCATTCGCGCCGGTCTTCGTGCGTTAGAAGAGCGAGAGCAGCAAGTAAAAGTTGAATCACTCAAAAGCGCTATAATGGCTGGCATCCAAAGCGGTGAAAGTCGAGATGCGGGAGATGTTTTTGACCGCCTTACGCAAAAATACAAGAACATGGCCGAAGGTAGTCAGGGTAAATGA